One Gloeobacter morelensis MG652769 DNA window includes the following coding sequences:
- the csx18 gene encoding CRISPR-associated protein Csx18 encodes MYSTNRLHFLRNMLVSTATGLVTLVILLIAPLGLAAVITCTLAVTLASFCITAVSDQVLAWLEAGQSRQMIERR; translated from the coding sequence ATGTATTCAACTAATAGGCTTCACTTCCTCAGAAATATGCTCGTTTCGACGGCCACCGGGCTGGTGACGCTGGTGATTTTGCTGATTGCGCCCCTGGGACTCGCCGCCGTGATCACCTGCACCCTGGCGGTCACCCTGGCCAGCTTCTGCATCACCGCCGTCTCCGACCAGGTGCTGGCGTGGCTGGAGGCAGGGCAATCCCGGCAGATGATCGAGCGCCGGTAG
- a CDS encoding ISL3 family transposase, with protein MDEFSGRRGHDFKTVLCDIETGELLEVIDSHKQKEIIESLCLQALEVREAIEEVSIDMWGGFRKVVQEAFPNAVIVYDRFHVMRMVNEEVKKIARQCGLGKRKEQFLLLKNGVDLNAGQKVQLETYLQIDKRLRKAYEYKEEFRWIYERSQSVDEGQQKLEDWLLKARKVYGKVVQTITEHFEGVCNYFIRRSSSGVMEGINNRIKLIKRQGYGFTNFENLRLRLLAGFAKKGCCSP; from the coding sequence ATCGATGAGTTTAGTGGGCGGCGCGGCCACGATTTTAAAACGGTACTTTGCGATATCGAGACTGGCGAATTGCTGGAGGTCATCGATAGTCACAAACAAAAAGAGATCATTGAAAGCCTTTGCCTGCAAGCGCTTGAGGTGCGCGAAGCTATTGAAGAAGTGAGCATCGACATGTGGGGAGGTTTTCGAAAGGTTGTCCAGGAAGCCTTTCCCAATGCTGTGATTGTCTACGACCGGTTTCACGTGATGCGGATGGTGAACGAAGAGGTCAAGAAGATTGCTCGCCAATGTGGCTTGGGCAAGCGCAAGGAGCAATTTTTGCTCCTAAAGAATGGAGTGGACTTGAATGCCGGGCAGAAAGTTCAGCTAGAAACCTATCTGCAGATCGACAAACGTTTACGCAAAGCGTATGAATACAAAGAGGAATTTCGGTGGATTTATGAGAGGAGTCAGAGTGTAGATGAAGGTCAGCAGAAGTTGGAAGACTGGCTTTTGAAAGCCCGCAAGGTATATGGGAAGGTGGTGCAGACCATTACAGAACATTTCGAGGGGGTCTGCAACTATTTTATCCGTCGGTCGAGTAGTGGAGTGATGGAGGGCATCAACAACCGCATCAAGTTAATCAAACGCCAGGGCTACGGCTTTACAAACTTTGAGAACCTGCGCTTGCGGCTGCTCGCTGGCTTTGCCAAGAAGGGATGCTGCTCACCTTGA
- the cas1 gene encoding CRISPR-associated endonuclease Cas1, with product MNTLYLLEQGCTLSLAGEILRVRKQQQLRQEVSLPTLKQILVFGTSQLSTGVIRVCLYREIRIAYLSRQGRCYGRLLPTGTDDRRLIRQQHSLGEQAQLGIARAVVQAKIHNCRVTLLRCRRRRPQPELEQPIRYLEYFAQKAARAESLEQLRGYEGAAAAQYFPALGCALTGTGFVLVERSRRPPLNPVNAMLSFGYQVLWNHVLAQIELQGMDAYAGVFHTDNNRHPALASDLLEEFRAPIIDALVLWLVNSRVVDAEQDFDYVNGGCYLNETGRRKFLGHFIQRMNEEVQIDDSTLPRWGLIERQVLRFKQFLLRPNQTYQSYRIR from the coding sequence ATGAATACGCTTTATCTACTCGAACAGGGATGCACGCTATCCCTAGCGGGCGAAATCCTGCGCGTGCGCAAGCAGCAGCAGTTGCGGCAGGAAGTCTCGTTGCCCACCCTCAAACAGATCCTGGTCTTCGGCACATCGCAGCTGAGCACCGGCGTCATCCGCGTCTGCCTGTACCGGGAGATTCGCATCGCCTATCTATCGCGCCAGGGTCGCTGTTACGGCCGCCTGCTGCCCACGGGCACAGACGATCGCCGGCTCATCCGGCAACAGCACAGTCTGGGCGAACAAGCGCAACTGGGTATCGCCCGCGCCGTCGTGCAGGCCAAAATCCACAATTGCCGAGTGACGTTGTTGCGCTGTCGGCGCCGTCGGCCGCAGCCGGAACTGGAGCAACCGATCCGTTACCTGGAGTACTTTGCCCAGAAGGCGGCCCGGGCCGAGAGCCTCGAGCAGTTGCGCGGTTACGAGGGAGCGGCGGCGGCCCAGTACTTTCCGGCCTTGGGCTGTGCGCTTACCGGTACGGGCTTCGTGCTGGTCGAGCGCTCGCGCCGCCCGCCGCTCAACCCGGTCAACGCGATGCTGAGCTTCGGTTATCAGGTGCTCTGGAACCATGTTCTGGCCCAGATCGAACTGCAGGGGATGGACGCCTACGCAGGCGTCTTCCACACCGACAATAACCGGCACCCGGCGCTCGCCTCGGATCTACTGGAGGAATTTCGCGCCCCGATTATCGACGCACTGGTCCTCTGGTTGGTCAACAGCCGGGTCGTCGATGCGGAGCAGGACTTCGACTACGTCAACGGCGGATGCTACTTGAACGAAACCGGCAGGCGCAAGTTTCTGGGCCACTTTATTCAGCGGATGAACGAAGAAGTTCAGATAGATGATTCAACCCTGCCGAGGTGGGGGCTAATCGAGCGGCAGGTATTGCGTTTCAAGCAGTTTCTATTGCGCCCGAACCAAACCTATCAAAGTTACAGGATCCGCTAA
- the cas10 gene encoding type III-B CRISPR-associated protein Cas10/Cmr2 has product MNVYHRKLFALLHDPQLKALYEIKDGKGPWEHLQCLQECRQELLDWWDRKPGPGAQADWVAAASDRLNFPKKGPYANAEQNAEGIASEVCHPISAQKKTVRLSGQFDKQRLMELEQKVIPQSICEEKDARKVFWWFWRFYPELLAAEPSLQQADVLILPAETRLPDCPVHTHNATVAALAGAIFPEKWQSGPPDAHPYLVLFSFSPVQEFIKSSRKFLDFWAGSYLLHYLSARLCWHVAQQYGPDAVITPSLWGQEIIDTLLYQEFPEFAEYFRRIDAHGLDPVERYSEAKTNSLTTAGFPNIIVALAPGKQAAADLAGQLKEELAALWQTTGHNVRDAIKSRILAKLQSATERDRLWRMLVAEGGIDAQDPQLRRQFDNWQRPSCWEWSKLWDAQLERTWDSYWVAMPLGDANQPLTSNRNNSGWIAAQQSFARTDRKDGQIPTPAEQSAYYYLNVGTWWGSLQQRLGQALQALKNTRAWQIPAAPGERSTISGLYSAVHPNFNYNEKFREGGGLGAGTMNLFWRLLALVYPGLFNGSERLNAIELTKRMAWTYGGVAKALGVDQEDDGRERGEIDYEKLIRFPNLSSIAAARFAAQYPERLRIYWQQLHTRVAEHFADKLETFRARTQRPFQVPGADRAMGTDCYNGVMFSGGWLADDMGLLQGDALKLSGLVDEAHRASGFAAGSPADWWVLIKADGDNMGKYINGSKLLRYDKYVVQSVADELRKSAQAQAWSNVLKTRKRMGPATHVGLNRALIDFSNRLVPYLVEERFCGRVIYSGGDDVMAALPLEDLPEFLLSLRAAWSGGEDPQGAFMSEGGYWFPLQGLPGQGLPGLSRRSYFTMGQQATMSTGIVIAHKSVPLPTVLENLWEAEKERAKKLPNKDGLCFRVIFGSGNRLEALMKGTLLVGWWQFMRLACDSEFSPVLYRLAEELPKHAQIALVREAADALLRRRELAGTEAFKAITEPLLNWLQQWEDWAASPFSQPDDDDDYRSTANSSSMGYTMEDLTNLLRFSAFWLDRMQQRRQWTDIAQGRPAEVR; this is encoded by the coding sequence ATGAACGTCTATCACCGAAAGCTGTTCGCCCTTCTGCACGATCCGCAGCTCAAGGCGCTTTACGAAATAAAAGACGGCAAAGGCCCCTGGGAGCATCTTCAATGCCTTCAAGAGTGCCGACAGGAACTGCTCGATTGGTGGGACCGCAAGCCAGGTCCAGGTGCCCAGGCCGACTGGGTGGCAGCCGCTTCGGACCGTTTAAATTTTCCAAAAAAAGGTCCGTACGCCAACGCCGAACAAAATGCTGAGGGGATCGCTTCGGAGGTTTGCCATCCGATCAGCGCTCAGAAAAAAACAGTTCGGCTGTCGGGACAGTTTGACAAACAGCGCCTGATGGAACTTGAACAAAAGGTCATCCCACAGTCGATTTGCGAAGAAAAGGACGCCCGGAAAGTTTTCTGGTGGTTCTGGCGCTTTTATCCGGAGTTGCTGGCCGCTGAACCGAGCCTGCAGCAGGCGGATGTGCTTATTCTGCCTGCGGAGACGCGCCTGCCCGACTGTCCCGTGCACACCCACAACGCCACGGTGGCGGCTCTGGCCGGGGCAATTTTTCCGGAGAAGTGGCAGAGTGGGCCACCGGACGCACACCCGTATTTGGTACTGTTTTCTTTCTCGCCGGTACAGGAATTTATCAAGTCCTCGCGCAAATTTCTGGATTTTTGGGCCGGTTCCTACTTGCTCCATTACCTGAGCGCCCGTTTGTGCTGGCATGTCGCCCAACAGTATGGTCCGGACGCCGTGATCACCCCGTCGCTGTGGGGACAGGAGATTATCGACACGCTGCTCTATCAAGAGTTTCCGGAATTTGCCGAGTACTTCAGGCGTATCGACGCGCACGGCCTTGATCCGGTCGAACGCTACAGTGAAGCGAAGACTAACAGCCTGACCACTGCCGGCTTTCCGAACATCATCGTCGCCCTCGCACCCGGAAAGCAGGCCGCCGCCGACCTTGCCGGGCAGTTGAAGGAGGAGCTTGCCGCGCTGTGGCAAACCACCGGCCACAACGTGCGCGACGCCATCAAAAGCCGCATCCTGGCCAAACTCCAAAGCGCGACCGAGCGCGACCGACTCTGGCGGATGCTCGTCGCTGAAGGCGGTATCGATGCCCAGGACCCACAGCTGCGCAGACAGTTCGACAACTGGCAGCGTCCCAGCTGCTGGGAGTGGAGCAAACTCTGGGATGCCCAGTTGGAGCGCACCTGGGATAGCTACTGGGTGGCGATGCCTTTGGGCGATGCCAATCAACCCCTCACCAGCAACCGCAACAATTCCGGTTGGATCGCAGCCCAACAAAGTTTTGCCCGTACCGACAGGAAGGATGGGCAAATACCTACCCCAGCCGAGCAGTCGGCCTATTACTATCTCAACGTCGGCACCTGGTGGGGAAGTCTGCAACAGCGCCTCGGCCAGGCGCTCCAGGCCCTCAAAAACACCCGTGCCTGGCAAATTCCGGCGGCACCGGGCGAACGCTCGACGATTTCGGGTCTCTACAGCGCCGTGCACCCCAATTTCAACTACAACGAAAAATTTCGCGAGGGCGGCGGACTGGGTGCCGGGACGATGAATCTGTTCTGGCGGCTGTTGGCACTGGTCTATCCGGGGCTGTTCAACGGCTCGGAGCGGCTCAATGCGATCGAGTTGACCAAGCGCATGGCCTGGACCTACGGCGGGGTGGCAAAGGCCCTGGGGGTAGACCAGGAGGATGACGGCCGCGAGCGCGGCGAAATCGACTACGAAAAGCTGATTCGCTTTCCCAATCTCAGTTCGATCGCTGCGGCCCGCTTTGCCGCCCAGTACCCCGAGCGTTTGCGAATTTACTGGCAGCAACTGCACACGCGGGTTGCGGAGCACTTTGCCGACAAACTGGAGACTTTTCGCGCCAGGACGCAGCGCCCCTTTCAAGTGCCGGGAGCCGACCGGGCCATGGGCACCGACTGCTACAACGGGGTGATGTTTTCTGGCGGTTGGCTGGCGGACGATATGGGCCTGCTGCAGGGTGACGCCCTAAAACTGAGCGGACTGGTCGATGAAGCGCACCGCGCGAGCGGGTTTGCTGCCGGGAGCCCGGCGGACTGGTGGGTCTTGATCAAAGCCGACGGCGACAACATGGGCAAGTACATTAACGGCAGTAAATTGCTTCGCTACGACAAGTATGTAGTTCAGTCGGTAGCCGATGAATTGCGCAAATCCGCGCAAGCCCAGGCTTGGAGCAACGTTCTGAAAACCCGCAAGCGCATGGGACCGGCCACGCACGTCGGTCTGAACCGGGCTTTGATCGATTTTTCCAACCGCCTGGTGCCTTATCTGGTCGAGGAACGCTTCTGCGGCCGGGTGATCTACAGCGGCGGCGACGATGTGATGGCGGCCTTGCCGCTGGAGGATCTGCCGGAATTTTTGCTCAGCCTGCGGGCGGCCTGGTCCGGTGGGGAAGATCCGCAAGGCGCCTTTATGAGCGAAGGCGGCTACTGGTTCCCGCTGCAGGGTCTACCCGGGCAGGGTCTACCCGGCCTGAGTCGTCGCTCCTACTTCACGATGGGCCAGCAGGCGACGATGAGCACCGGGATTGTGATTGCCCACAAAAGCGTGCCGCTGCCGACGGTGCTCGAAAACCTTTGGGAAGCGGAAAAGGAGCGGGCCAAAAAGCTTCCAAATAAAGATGGTTTGTGTTTTCGGGTGATCTTTGGCTCGGGCAACCGGCTGGAGGCGTTGATGAAAGGTACTTTGCTTGTAGGCTGGTGGCAGTTTATGCGCCTCGCCTGCGACAGCGAATTTAGCCCGGTGCTGTACCGTCTGGCAGAAGAATTGCCGAAACACGCCCAAATCGCGCTCGTCCGCGAAGCGGCGGATGCACTGCTCAGACGGCGCGAGCTTGCCGGAACTGAAGCGTTCAAGGCGATTACAGAACCCCTGTTGAACTGGCTTCAGCAGTGGGAAGATTGGGCTGCCTCCCCCTTCTCCCAGCCCGATGACGACGATGACTACAGATCCACGGCCAACTCGTCATCGATGGGATACACCATGGAAGACTTAACCAACCTCCTGCGCTTCAGCGCCTTCTGGCTCGATCGGATGCAGCAGCGCCGCCAGTGGACCGATATCGCCCAGGGCCGGCCTGCGGAGGTGCGCTGA
- the cas2 gene encoding CRISPR-associated endonuclease Cas2 encodes MLLTLNSGEPYGNRVQLSVFECDISDKLLTELKTKLRKKVRLEEDSVRFYVISHHTRGQVEVWNGPPVVQPAGSVVI; translated from the coding sequence ATGCTGCTCACCTTGAACTCAGGAGAGCCATACGGAAACCGGGTCCAGTTGAGCGTATTCGAGTGCGACATTTCGGATAAACTGCTCACGGAATTAAAAACCAAGCTCCGCAAAAAAGTCAGGCTAGAGGAAGACTCTGTACGCTTCTACGTCATTTCACATCACACACGGGGGCAGGTCGAAGTATGGAATGGTCCACCGGTAGTTCAACCCGCAGGCTCAGTGGTGATCTAG
- the cas2 gene encoding CRISPR-associated endonuclease Cas2, giving the protein MLYVVVYDIPDNRRRTKVAKILEGYGRLS; this is encoded by the coding sequence ATGCTCTATGTGGTGGTTTATGACATTCCTGACAACAGACGCCGCACCAAGGTCGCCAAGATTCTGGAAGGATACGGAAGGCTCTCCTGA